The proteins below are encoded in one region of Eubacterium sp. 1001713B170207_170306_E7:
- a CDS encoding riboflavin synthase, translating to MFTGIIEEMGTIQSIRRGAASSVMTLEAGIVLEDTQEGDSIAVNGVCLTITDFSSSDFTVDIMHETLTRSSLSTLRPGDVVNLERAMAANGRFGGHIVSGHIDGTGKITDVKKDDNAVWYTIQTSSGLSRYIVEKGSIAVDGISLTVASVKGNLFSVSVIPHTVKKTILSQKGVGACVNLENDCIGKYVEKLFGTAPHQSGITKDFIKKFGY from the coding sequence ATGTTTACAGGAATCATAGAGGAAATGGGTACGATCCAGTCCATCCGAAGAGGCGCGGCTTCAAGCGTGATGACACTTGAAGCCGGAATAGTTTTGGAGGACACACAGGAGGGGGACAGCATCGCTGTAAACGGCGTCTGCCTGACCATAACGGATTTTTCGTCCTCGGACTTTACGGTAGACATAATGCACGAGACACTGACGCGCTCATCCCTCAGTACTCTGCGCCCTGGTGACGTTGTTAACCTGGAGCGTGCCATGGCCGCTAATGGCCGGTTTGGCGGTCATATTGTGTCTGGGCATATCGACGGAACCGGAAAGATAACAGATGTTAAAAAGGACGATAACGCTGTTTGGTATACCATTCAGACCAGCAGCGGCCTTTCACGCTATATCGTCGAGAAAGGCTCCATCGCTGTTGACGGTATCAGTCTGACTGTGGCCTCTGTGAAAGGAAACCTATTCAGTGTTTCCGTTATTCCGCACACAGTAAAAAAAACCATTTTATCCCAGAAGGGCGTGGGTGCCTGTGTCAACCTTGAGAATGACTGCATTGGCAAATATGTCGAAAAGCTGTTTGGCACAGCGCCGCACCAGAGCGGCATTACAAAAGATTTTATCAAAAAATTTGGCTATTAA